From Sporosarcina sp. 6E9, a single genomic window includes:
- a CDS encoding OsmC family protein yields the protein MKVITTWTGGRAFTAVGDSGYDINMDATEAYGGLGKGATPTEMLLGALAGCIGIDVTMILRPHLDKITNIEIITDGTRKEEAPKGFTAMDVTFVIDGDINNKKVWRAIRLGKEKYCSVSDSLKADVSFNLILNGEESPELV from the coding sequence ATGAAAGTAATTACAACATGGACGGGTGGACGCGCTTTTACCGCTGTTGGAGATTCAGGTTATGATATAAATATGGATGCGACAGAAGCATATGGAGGACTGGGAAAAGGCGCAACCCCTACTGAAATGCTCCTCGGTGCCTTGGCAGGATGTATCGGGATTGATGTAACGATGATTTTGAGACCCCACTTGGATAAAATCACGAACATCGAAATTATAACCGATGGAACTCGAAAAGAAGAAGCGCCAAAAGGCTTTACTGCAATGGACGTAACCTTCGTGATTGACGGCGATATCAATAACAAAAAAGTTTGGCGCGCGATTCGGTTAGGTAAAGAGAAGTATTGTTCGGTATCGGATTCGTTAAAAGCCGATGTTAGCTTTAATTTGATATTGAATGGTGAAGAATCTCCTGAATTGGTTTGA
- a CDS encoding AbgT family transporter, which translates to MKKTKSIRLLNFIEEKGNKLPDPVTIFIIFTLLVIGISHLLYILGIEVSFEGVNNESGQIETLTVKAVSLLVPEGIAYMFSNVVTNFTSFVALGPVLVAMLGVGVAEKSGYISALMTNTVTKAPKKFVTPIVVLMGVLSNVAASVGYVVLVPLGAIIFLGFKRHPLAGLSAAFAGVAGGYSANLFLGTNDPLLSGITTEAAHILDAGYIVNPTDNWFFMFVSTFLIVIIGTLVTDKLIEPKLGKYIPNKEIEHQNVVTSVEKKGLLWANISILITIIAIALLVLPENGVLRGEGGSLIQSPFMSSIIFMMMLIFLIPGIVYGFVTKTIKNDKDIARLMASSLEMMSGFIVLIFFAAQFVALFNYTNLGTIIAVNGADFLQSIHLEGAPLLVALIFITTIINLFIAADSAKWAIMAPVFVPMFMQMGIAPEVTQIAYRIGDSSTNIISPLMPFFPLVVAFAQRYGKENGVGTVISLMLPYSIIILISWIIFFVIWYVLGIPVGPGTNLNY; encoded by the coding sequence ATGAAAAAAACTAAATCGATTCGATTGTTGAATTTTATTGAGGAAAAAGGCAATAAGTTGCCGGATCCGGTTACGATTTTCATCATTTTTACGTTACTTGTTATCGGCATATCCCATTTACTTTACATATTGGGGATTGAGGTCAGCTTTGAAGGGGTTAACAATGAATCGGGACAGATAGAGACGCTGACTGTAAAGGCTGTTAGTTTACTTGTTCCTGAGGGTATTGCGTATATGTTTTCAAATGTCGTGACAAACTTTACTTCTTTTGTCGCACTAGGTCCGGTTCTTGTTGCGATGCTTGGGGTTGGTGTTGCTGAAAAAAGTGGCTATATTAGTGCGTTAATGACGAATACTGTCACGAAAGCTCCTAAGAAATTCGTCACGCCGATTGTGGTGCTTATGGGTGTCTTGTCCAATGTCGCTGCTTCGGTTGGTTATGTTGTGCTGGTTCCGCTTGGCGCCATTATCTTTTTAGGTTTCAAGCGACATCCGTTAGCTGGATTGTCGGCTGCATTTGCTGGTGTTGCCGGTGGATATTCCGCAAACCTCTTCTTGGGAACGAATGATCCGCTTTTAAGTGGGATTACGACAGAGGCCGCCCATATTTTAGATGCTGGTTACATCGTGAACCCGACAGATAACTGGTTTTTCATGTTTGTTTCGACGTTCTTAATTGTCATTATCGGTACGCTTGTGACGGACAAGCTAATTGAACCGAAGTTGGGGAAATATATTCCCAATAAAGAAATTGAACATCAAAATGTAGTTACCAGCGTAGAGAAAAAAGGACTCTTATGGGCAAATATTTCAATCCTTATTACAATCATCGCGATTGCCCTACTCGTTCTTCCTGAAAACGGCGTACTACGGGGTGAAGGCGGCAGCCTAATTCAATCGCCATTTATGAGCAGTATTATTTTCATGATGATGCTCATCTTTCTAATACCAGGGATTGTGTATGGATTTGTTACGAAAACCATTAAAAATGATAAAGACATTGCACGGTTAATGGCCTCTTCATTGGAGATGATGTCCGGATTTATTGTATTAATTTTCTTTGCCGCACAGTTTGTAGCACTCTTTAACTATACAAATTTAGGGACAATTATTGCCGTTAACGGTGCGGATTTTTTACAGTCGATTCATTTGGAAGGTGCCCCGTTACTTGTGGCATTGATTTTTATTACCACGATTATTAACTTATTCATCGCTGCGGATTCTGCAAAATGGGCAATTATGGCACCGGTATTTGTTCCCATGTTCATGCAAATGGGCATTGCGCCGGAAGTGACGCAGATCGCTTATCGGATTGGAGACTCCTCAACGAATATCATTTCTCCTTTAATGCCGTTCTTTCCATTAGTTGTTGCTTTTGCACAGCGATACGGCAAGGAAAATGGTGTCGGGACAGTCATATCTCTGATGTTACCCTATTCAATTATTATTTTGATTAGCTGGATAATCTTTTTCGTTATCTGGTATGTACTTGGAATTCCAGTGGGTCCGGGAACAAATTTAAACTACTAA
- a CDS encoding protein-L-isoaspartate(D-aspartate) O-methyltransferase, producing MTNQNQEIISYFEKLDRSFFMDTHQEFANLDEAIPIGHEQTISQPSLVLEMTLAIDLQPQSKVLEIGTGSGFQTALLAAFSNAVYTMERIEELHVRAKERLKEAGFTNIHFKLDDGSIGLEEHAPYDRIMVTAAAAQTPRELIDQLAIGGKMIIPVGTPFLQKLLLIEKAENGKNYTEVLNEVRFVPLKGKYE from the coding sequence ATGACAAATCAAAACCAAGAAATCATCTCTTATTTTGAAAAATTAGATCGTAGCTTTTTCATGGATACACACCAGGAATTTGCCAATTTGGACGAAGCGATTCCGATTGGGCATGAACAAACCATTTCCCAACCTTCCCTTGTGCTTGAAATGACTCTTGCCATTGATCTACAACCACAATCAAAAGTGTTGGAAATCGGAACGGGTTCAGGATTTCAAACCGCCCTGCTCGCCGCCTTTTCGAACGCCGTATATACAATGGAACGAATTGAGGAACTGCACGTACGTGCTAAGGAACGTTTGAAAGAAGCCGGTTTTACAAACATCCACTTTAAACTCGATGATGGAAGTATAGGATTAGAAGAACACGCTCCATACGACCGCATAATGGTAACAGCTGCCGCTGCCCAAACTCCGCGCGAACTAATTGACCAATTAGCCATCGGTGGTAAAATGATAATCCCCGTTGGAACACCCTTTCTACAGAAACTCCTGCTGATTGAAAAAGCTGAAAACGGTAAGAATTACACTGAAGTATTAAATGAAGTTAGGTTTGTGCCTTTGAAAGGAAAATATGAATAG
- a CDS encoding UPF0158 family protein — protein sequence MMELIDELVVVFLESDYELSYVLDTKTKEILLDAPDSKNGMPEIDWDENEAVKNLVRIPQITTSEAYDLMVKFAETQDSNITVQLLDVLKRKEPLRTFEDKLGEQGIGDIWYEFENDYAKYRMSEWLKEVL from the coding sequence ATGATGGAACTTATTGATGAATTAGTTGTGGTTTTTTTAGAGTCGGATTATGAGTTATCCTATGTTCTTGATACCAAGACCAAGGAGATTCTTTTAGATGCTCCTGATTCGAAGAATGGAATGCCCGAAATTGATTGGGATGAAAATGAAGCTGTTAAAAATTTGGTTCGGATTCCGCAGATTACAACGTCAGAAGCCTATGATCTAATGGTGAAATTTGCTGAAACGCAAGATTCAAATATCACTGTTCAACTTCTGGATGTTTTGAAACGAAAAGAACCTCTTCGAACTTTTGAGGATAAATTAGGCGAGCAAGGAATCGGCGATATATGGTATGAATTTGAAAATGATTATGCGAAATACAGAATGTCAGAATGGCTGAAAGAAGTTCTCTAA
- a CDS encoding YugN family protein, with protein MLKLQTKLDGQRATFGVVRDCIQDLGYHLGGNWDYDAGFFDHVLCREEGETIYIRIPFFVRDGELDNYDTTIEFGTSFVIKHVVHVGVDREGSSLIDATGFSQFQSPIDTDGKITDKNRWIHAGEVAVQELLDCLYENQHLKSS; from the coding sequence ATGTTGAAATTGCAAACAAAGCTAGATGGGCAAAGAGCAACTTTTGGTGTGGTAAGAGATTGTATTCAAGACCTTGGATATCACTTAGGCGGAAACTGGGATTATGATGCTGGATTCTTTGATCATGTTTTATGTCGAGAAGAGGGTGAAACGATATATATACGAATTCCTTTTTTCGTTAGAGACGGTGAACTTGATAATTATGACACGACAATTGAATTTGGCACATCTTTCGTGATCAAGCACGTGGTGCATGTAGGAGTGGATAGGGAAGGTAGTTCGTTAATAGATGCAACCGGATTTAGTCAATTCCAATCGCCGATTGATACCGACGGGAAAATTACTGATAAAAACAGGTGGATTCATGCAGGTGAAGTCGCCGTACAAGAACTTTTGGATTGCTTGTATGAGAATCAGCACCTAAAATCAAGTTAA